GCAGGGAGAGGGGTGTGGCCACAGAGGGTCTACCACATACTGCATCATACCAGCAGAGCGAGAGGTATAGCCAGAGAGGGTCTACCACATACTGCATCATACCAGCagggagaggggcgtggccagagaGGGTCTACCAAACACTGCATCATACCAGCAGTGAGAGGGGTGTGGCCACAGAGGGTCTaccacacacataatcacaccagcagagagaggggcgtggccagagaGGGTctaccacacactgcatcataccagcagagagaggggtgtggccAGAGAGGGTctaccacacactgcatcataCCAGCAGGGAGAGGGGTGTGGCCGAGATACTCCTTGCTGAGGAGAGCAGCGTGGAGGAGCTCCCGGAGGGACTGTGGGACAGAGGTCTGGGATTGTGAGGGCTGCTGCTGgggagggtcagaggtcacaggaaCTCCATCACCATGGTCACCCAGTTCATCTGAAGCAGAGGGCAGTCCTAAGAGGGAGAGTGGGTCAGGAGAACACTTCACACACAGGGGTACAATCAATACATAgttatgtgtgcatgcagacacacacacccacacacacatgcacacacacacacacacacacacacacacacacgcacacacacacacttttgtacCTGTAGACAGGTGCAGGAAGGTGACACACAGCGTGGCAGTGAGCATTAGGGGCAGCATGGTTTATTCTGAGAGTTTAACTATCTGAGAGAGAATAaatgagaggaaaagagagagctCAGCACCGTCAAACAGTAAAGGAAAAGGGAAGGGAGCcgtggaattattattattattattattatcattattattattattatttataaagcagCAGTTAGATAGGTCCAAGAAGCATGGAACCTGAaaagcatacaaaaataaaaacctatgatgaaaaaaatgagaagacCTTCCTAcctgaaagacaaaaacaacCTTTCAAGAGTTACATTTGTGCCACAGAAAATGTTATGCGTTAAAGCGCGGATTACAGTGTCTTTGCATTTCAAAGatttccaaaatgttttcagccaTTAAAATAAGATATCTTATTTATGGATATTGCGTTGCTATGCAAGATATACATAACAACAGAAATAATGACAGCAACATAATATGATGTGTAATATGACGAGTATAAGATACCGAtagtttgttttcccttttgtaACGCACCAGAACACTGATTTCCCTTTCTTTCGTTCAGGTGATCATTAATTCGTGCATCTACAGGACTCTCCGCTGTAACACCGTCTGTGTTCCAAATCAGTTGTTCCCTTGGCTCGACTCCCCTCACACCCCCAAGACGAGTAATTTAACAGAGCGTTGccttgcattttacattgtgtaGCCTTACATTTAGCCGTTACATGTAGCCTCGTTAAAGACAGAAGCAATATTCTGCGAGgcagagaataataataatagcgcACGTTGTGAAATGCTCTAACAGTGAAACTGCGTACCTGTACGCAACAGACTTCCCCTTTCTCCGGTCTCTCCAGCACTCCTTATAACGTGTTCCTTCGAAGAAATGTTTTCGGGCTGGAAATCTTGATATTTATAACCACCTGGCTTCCGTTTTCATTGGTTATTTCATATCAAAATTCAAGCGGAGCTCTTGAAACGTTGCTAAATAAAATTCCTTTACAGTCGTCCTCTCCCTTTGTGCAATGCCATTAAATATTTTGCAGTTTCTGATTGAATATCCTTCCGACCAACCGCACTATCTGCCCACCCGACATTGGAAAATGCGTCCCTCCGTCTTATTTCGTGCTCCTCTCTATGTCATCAATTCGGTTCTGCTCTGTTTCCAGGCCCCTAGGCGTATGAGCAGGTGGGTGGAACGTACCCGTCTACggctgcacctcctcccccctcctgcctTCGCTGGTCTCTATGCGCTCGCTATGGGCGCAACGCGCCAAAGCTCGCTATCGTCACCCAGGGACTGAACAGGGGAACTGCATGCACTGTGCTGAGAAAGCGGACTGGTTTTGCTTCAGCACCAGGCGCTGTTTCACCGATGTGTGGATGAAACATGATTCCGCGTGGAGCTATTCGCGAGAGGGGTGATTTCCCACTAGAGGGAAGAAAAGATCGTAAAGAGAACAGAAGATGAAGATTTTGAAATAACCACAAGAACATCTCCCATGGTCAAAAGACGCTTCGGGTTTTTCCGTGAAAAAGGAGGGGGCGATTCTGCTTTTTTCGGGACACTCCGGAAATATCGTATGCGGAAAAGATACGTGAGTCGCAGAGGCGCAAACgacaagagagaaagagagccagtGAGTGGTAAGTCTCATCGTCGGagcattcattacattaaagACGGAAGCAACACTTAGTAACACCCGCAATGATAACTGCGACAGGATATACCTGCATTTGCGACCGTTTTTGTGTATTCATTCGTACATTTACACATTCCTGCATCTGTTTACCTCACTCTCACCAACACATTCCATGCACATCTTTCATGCACGTTTAATTCACACGAGGTTTCGTAAGTGATATCCTGTGATGCTGGTAAACGATAAATACAGGCAGCTGTTTTACATGTTCAACAAATtagattaaaattaaaattaacaaAAGTCTTCATGACTGTACCACGCTATGTTTATGGTTTACCGTTATGGTTATTTGCGTCCAAATATGAAAATTTACTCTAAAAACAACTGTAGAGATGATTGATTCTTGAGTAGGTTTTCCCTGGAAAAGTGGTAGGACgtaggaaaaaaatacaatgcgAATGCAGTATATCCAGATATCCATCTCTGTTGCGTAGGCTTGCATGCAGGAGCAAAGCAGTACACTGTAATTTAACGTGACAACCGAAAGCCATTTTAACCAATTAGTGGGCCTAGAACACTTAGCCAGTTGTGACGGACTTGAATGttgtcatgtttgtgtgcgGTGAGGTAAGCGCAGATGGAAGCTGAATGATGACATTTAGCACAAGTCTGCTTCATTTCCTTCACCTGTCCCTCTTCTGTGCTTGTGTCACTCTGTAGTCCACCCCAGCCTTCTCTTCCCAGGATGCAGTGGGCGCTGGacttcctgcctctccccccctgCCCGGAGCTGGGGACGCAGCCCCTGAGCGGGATTCTGTGGGCCCTGCTGGTTCTGTTCCTCTGGTACTGCTACCGGGTGGGGTCGGACCCCCCCGTGACGGGTCGGGTGCACCCGGGCAAGCTCAAGTCCGGCTGCACGCGGGCCGGTCGGATGTCCCGGTCCGGCAGCTAcggcagcagcggcggcagcacGGACTCCGGGACCGGTGCTGCCACGGCCGCCATCGGCAACGGCGGAACCCcctgcatcgccatggagacggaggaggaggaggaggacgcggGGCGTCGCCGCGGCTACCTCACCCCCGTGCTGGGCCACACTCTGTTCCCCGCCCAGGCCTCTCCGGCCAGCAGGAAGTTATATAGCGCCTTGCAAGAGTACGCCAAGCGCTACAGCTGGGCCGGGATGGGGCGGATTCACAAAGGTCTGAGGGACCAGGTGAGGCTGCGGGTTCgagagagagcgatgaaacGCGGGTCCCTATTGGGCTGAGCCCTCCCGTGCCCTGGGCGATGCAGGCCAATGGCACGTGGCTCTGCGGAGCTACCGGccgcagtcagcactggcaccgCCCAGATTCGATCTGAGAGGCTgcgaggctcatccatgcaccagggtgtggtgccttaaccgaatgcgccacccagcagcccactgTAATTTTGGGGTTTGAGGAGAGGGACATGAAGGGGTTGTCTgagttatttatttgatttataaaGGGCTGGTTTttgcaagtttttttgtttaatgaagGAACATCAAAAGGTaaagtctctctccctctcttctctactctccccttctctcctccctctctccaccactccttctctcccccctctccctctgtcctctctctgttccccctcttccccctctctctccccctctcctctcccctctctcccctctctcccccctcctctatcgcccctctccctctctcactctccctctcccccctctctctgtctctctctcctcaggccAGACTAAGCGATCGCTCCTCTATCCAGAAGCCCCATCTGTTCTTCCTCCCCGACGTTCCCAGCACTCCTTTCTTCCCACGCGATGCCCATCGCCACGACATTGAAGTCTTGGAGGCCAGCTATCCCATAATTCTGGCTGAGTTCCAGGCGGTGTACCAGAGGGGCATAGATCCCAAGCTGGGATGGACCTGCCAGGGACCCAAGGTGCATTTCTTCAGCTCGCAGAAGGCATGCGTGTGTCACAGAGATGCTAAGGAGGTTACAGGAGCCTCAGTCTTACAGCCAGTAAACCAAATACAGTGTTGCCCAGGAGacagggaaggaggaagagcCTCACTGCTTACTAATGActtctctggccaatcagaatcctGCATCAGCAGGTACAGCAGCCTGATTGGTGGAATTGCAGAATGCAAGCAAGCGACCAGCTGAGGGTAGTAAAAATCAATGCCATCTCAATTCAGTCCATTCAGGAACTGGATGAGAATTCTCAATTCattttcctgaattgactgcaATTTATACCACGGACTCCAGCCTGTGCACGACCTGTCATGTGACCCTCCTCGAATTTGGTGCGGGGACGTTGCACTCAGAGGATGAGCCAAACATTGCAAACTGCCTTTCCAAACTGTGGCCTGGGAAAGAAGTGCACATTTCTACATGTTTCATGATGCAATCTTATCACATATGTGTGAGGTAATGATTAATCAAAACCTTATCACATACATATGAGGTAATGTTTGGTCCTACCCTCGTCGCAGACATTTGATGTAATGATTTATCATAACCTTGTCGCAGGAGTGTGATGTCATATCCTGTGTTCCGTCCCCCCCCAGGGCCAGGCGGTGTTCCCGCTGTACAACGCGGGGGTGTGCGTGGCGGGAAACTGCCGGGCCTGCCCCTGCACCTACcgcaccctcctctccctccgcaCCTTCATCAGCAGCAACTCCCTGGGGGCCGCCGGGTTCTGGCTCCTGGGCCCCGGGACGGCGCTGGGCGGGGGGTACGGCCCCACCAACACCAGGCTGCGCTGCCACTTAGGTGAGGGTCTGCACGGGGTCTGCAGAGTGAACAATACGtctgtttaaatgtgcatttgcgTGCAGGCATTTCATATGCAATATAGGCTGCTTGCCTCTTTTAGATGGCTGATAGCTCTGTCCTGCCTGAAATGCTCACTgctgtatttaatatttcactgcacatgctcacttccgtatttaatatttcactgcacatgcatactgctgtatttaacactgcacatgctcacttccgtatttaatatttcactgcacatgctcacttccgtatttaatatttcactgcacatgCGTACTGCTGTATttaacactgcacatgctcacttccgtatttaatatttcactgcacatgctcacttccgtatttaatatttcactgcacatgctcactgctgtatttaatatttcactgcacatgCGTACTGCTGTATttaacactgcacatgctcacttccgtatttaatatttcactgcacatgctcactgctgtatttaatatttcactgcacatgCGTACTGCTGTATttaacactgcacatgctcacttccatatttaatatttcactgcacatgctcactgctgtatttaatatttcactgcacaagctcactgctgtatttaatatttcactgcacatgctcactgcTGTATTTCTCTAATAACTGcactccttccccctctctgtgccccagGACTGCAGACCCCCCCGCAGTGTGAgctggtggtgggaggggagcCCCAGTGCTGGTCAGAAGGACACTGCCTCCT
This genomic window from Anguilla rostrata isolate EN2019 chromosome 17, ASM1855537v3, whole genome shotgun sequence contains:
- the asphd1 gene encoding aspartate beta-hydroxylase domain-containing protein 2 — encoded protein: MQWALDFLPLPPCPELGTQPLSGILWALLVLFLWYCYRVGSDPPVTGRVHPGKLKSGCTRAGRMSRSGSYGSSGGSTDSGTGAATAAIGNGGTPCIAMETEEEEEDAGRRRGYLTPVLGHTLFPAQASPASRKLYSALQEYAKRYSWAGMGRIHKGLRDQARLSDRSSIQKPHLFFLPDVPSTPFFPRDAHRHDIEVLEASYPIILAEFQAVYQRGIDPKLGWTCQGPKGQAVFPLYNAGVCVAGNCRACPCTYRTLLSLRTFISSNSLGAAGFWLLGPGTALGGGYGPTNTRLRCHLGLQTPPQCELVVGGEPQCWSEGHCLLVDDSFLHTVSHNGAAEDGPRVIFSVDLWHPNVAAAERQALDYIFSPEQ